ACCGTATCGCTCGATAACCTCAAGCTCGGCCTCGAACACCTCCCGGGTAAGGTGGGTGTCGGCCATCACCACGCTGAACCCAGCCGCCAGGGCTGCGTCCAGGGCGGCGACCTTCACGCCGTGGAGGAGCCCGCGAGCTTCCTCGTCCCAGCCCGTCCGCCGGACCTGCCAGTAGACCTGACGGTCCGGCGGCCAGAATGTCTGGCGTAGGTCGTCCAAGGTGAGGTGCACCCAGCCCTGGAGCGGATCGTAGCGGCGCGCGTAAGTCGTTTTGCCCGCGCCGGGGCATCCGATCAGCCCCACCACCCTCTGCCGGCGCGGGAGTGCCTCAACGTCCATGGAGCGCTGGGTCAGGCATGGTCGGCGGCGTCCTCGTCCTCGTCGAGCTCTGGGTCGGCCTCGACGGTCTCACCGCGCAGGTAGCGCGCCTGGACCTCGGCGACACGGCGGGCAGCCTGCGCGTGGCGGTTCGACACGAGGCTGTCCGGGCCGAGATCCCTGCCGCGCTTGGCT
The sequence above is drawn from the Methylobacterium mesophilicum SR1.6/6 genome and encodes:
- a CDS encoding AAA family ATPase, translated to MDVEALPRRQRVVGLIGCPGAGKTTYARRYDPLQGWVHLTLDDLRQTFWPPDRQVYWQVRRTGWDEEARGLLHGVKVAALDAALAAGFSVVMADTHLTREVFEAELEVIERYGLSVEWKVFDLSWEMLLARNEARGGIDLSHRQPETILRLAYDAFRSPDAWWRFLPSRQVEFIDL